A region from the Actinoplanes sp. OR16 genome encodes:
- a CDS encoding MATE family efflux transporter, translating to MSPPAAITATPRRIASLALPALVVLAAEPLYVLVDTAVVGHLGPVELAAIAVGGTVMSVAAWFGTLMAYGTTGRAARRYGAGDRPAAVAEGVQASWLALAMGLLLAVLGLIGAGPVAHLLAGNEQTAEAAAGWMRIAAFGAPGLLLAAAGNGWMRGVQDTRRPLWIVLGANVLSAILCPVLVYPLGLGLTGSAIANVTAQTAGGLFFLLALIRETRALRPIPSVIVSQIVLGRDLLIRGAAFQACFLSATAVASRFGVAAVGAHQIALQLWFFAALALDAVAIAAQSLVGAALGAGDADQARDVARRVTVAGGVAAVVFALAALAGAEVIPGLFTTDAAVLDQAAIIWPWFVGLLPFAGVVYALDGVFIGAGDVAFLRTVTIFSALLGFLPAIWLAYAFDLGLGGVWAGLGLFTFGRFVPLVWRWRSPRWVVLGAAR from the coding sequence ATGAGCCCGCCCGCAGCCATTACCGCCACGCCTCGGCGGATCGCGTCGCTCGCCCTCCCGGCGCTCGTCGTGCTCGCCGCCGAGCCGCTCTACGTCCTGGTGGACACGGCTGTCGTCGGCCACCTCGGCCCGGTCGAGCTCGCCGCGATAGCGGTCGGCGGCACCGTCATGTCGGTGGCCGCCTGGTTCGGGACCTTGATGGCGTACGGGACGACAGGCCGTGCGGCCCGCCGTTACGGCGCCGGGGACCGTCCCGCCGCCGTCGCCGAGGGTGTGCAGGCCTCCTGGCTCGCGCTCGCCATGGGCCTGCTCCTGGCAGTGCTCGGGCTGATCGGCGCCGGCCCGGTCGCGCACCTGCTCGCCGGCAACGAGCAGACCGCCGAGGCCGCTGCCGGCTGGATGCGCATCGCCGCGTTCGGCGCTCCCGGCCTGCTGCTCGCCGCCGCCGGCAACGGCTGGATGCGCGGCGTCCAGGACACCCGCCGCCCACTGTGGATCGTGCTGGGCGCCAACGTGCTCTCCGCGATCCTCTGCCCGGTGCTGGTCTACCCTCTCGGGCTCGGCCTGACCGGCTCGGCGATCGCCAACGTCACCGCGCAGACCGCCGGTGGCCTGTTCTTCCTGCTGGCGCTGATCCGGGAGACCCGGGCGCTGCGCCCGATCCCCTCGGTCATCGTGAGCCAGATCGTGCTCGGCCGTGACCTGCTGATCCGGGGCGCCGCCTTCCAGGCGTGCTTCCTGTCGGCGACCGCTGTGGCGTCCCGCTTCGGCGTGGCGGCGGTCGGGGCACACCAGATCGCCCTGCAGCTCTGGTTCTTCGCGGCGCTCGCCCTGGACGCCGTGGCCATCGCGGCGCAGTCCCTGGTCGGTGCGGCGCTCGGAGCCGGCGACGCGGATCAGGCACGGGACGTGGCCCGGCGCGTGACGGTCGCCGGAGGAGTGGCGGCGGTCGTCTTCGCGCTCGCCGCGCTGGCCGGCGCCGAGGTGATCCCGGGCCTGTTCACCACCGACGCGGCGGTCCTCGACCAGGCCGCGATCATCTGGCCGTGGTTCGTCGGGCTGCTGCCGTTCGCCGGAGTGGTCTACGCACTGGACGGCGTCTTCATCGGTGCGGGGGATGTCGCTTTTCTCCGTACCGTGACGATCTTCTCCGCTCTTCTGGGTTTCCTGCCCGCCATCTGGCTCGCCTATGCGTTCGATCTCGGACTCGGCGGGGTGTGGGCGGGCCTCGGGCTGTTCACGTTCGGGCGCTTCGTGCCCCTGGTGTGGCGGTGGAGGTCGCCACGATGGGTCGTGCTGGGAGCGGCCCGTTAG
- the rbfA gene encoding 30S ribosome-binding factor RbfA — translation MADPAKTRRHAERVRELVASLVREIKDPRLGMVTITDARLTGDLREATVYYTVLGDETEQASTAAALESAKGMLRTRVGHALGLRHSPSLAFSMDNVLDNVKEIDDLLAAAKHRDEEVHRLAAGKKYAGDPDPYKSDDEDEDDERVAAAGDQG, via the coding sequence ATGGCGGATCCGGCCAAGACGCGCCGGCACGCGGAGCGTGTCCGTGAACTGGTGGCTTCGCTGGTGCGGGAGATCAAGGATCCCCGGCTCGGCATGGTGACGATCACGGATGCCCGGCTCACCGGTGACCTTCGCGAGGCGACGGTCTACTACACGGTGCTTGGCGACGAGACCGAGCAGGCCTCGACGGCGGCGGCGCTGGAGAGCGCGAAGGGGATGCTGCGCACCCGGGTCGGCCACGCGCTCGGTCTGCGGCACTCGCCGAGCCTCGCGTTCTCGATGGACAACGTGCTCGACAACGTCAAGGAGATCGACGATCTGCTGGCCGCGGCGAAGCACCGTGACGAAGAGGTCCACCGGCTCGCGGCGGGCAAGAAGTACGCGGGCGACCCCGACCCGTACAAGAGCGACGACGAGGACGAGGACGACGAGCGGGTGGCAGCCGCCGGGGATCAGGGGTGA
- the rpsO gene encoding 30S ribosomal protein S15, with amino-acid sequence MALDQETKTKIMTEYATKEGDTGSPEVQVAMLTKRIADLTEHLKLHKHDHHSRRGLLLLVGQRRRLLNYVQKKDIARYRTLIERLGLRR; translated from the coding sequence ATGGCGCTCGATCAAGAGACCAAGACCAAGATCATGACTGAGTACGCGACCAAGGAGGGCGACACCGGTTCGCCCGAGGTTCAGGTCGCCATGCTCACCAAGCGGATCGCCGACCTGACGGAGCACCTGAAGCTCCACAAGCACGACCACCACAGCCGGCGTGGCCTGCTGCTGCTGGTCGGTCAGCGTCGCCGCCTGCTGAACTACGTTCAGAAGAAGGACATCGCCCGCTACCGGACGCTCATCGAGCGCCTCGGCCTGCGCCGATAG
- the truB gene encoding tRNA pseudouridine(55) synthase TruB: protein MNTDGLIVVDKPAGMTSHDVVARIRRLAKTRRVGHGGTLDPMATGVLIIGVNRATRLLTYVIGASKSYAGTIRLGQSTITDDAEGEITASTPAGHVGDDAIHAFLATQVGEIDQVPSAVSAIKIKGVRSYKRVRDGETVELPARRITISRLEVLDIRRGDDVIDVDIDVTCSSGTYIRSIARDLGAALGVGGHLTALRRTAVGDMTLDVAATLEQLEERAPDVVSLPMAEAARRAFPQRTASWDETKVLRHGGPLPAAGIEGPYAVFDPEGVLLAIVSERGGKAKAEIVLAPA, encoded by the coding sequence GTGAACACGGACGGACTGATCGTGGTGGACAAGCCGGCCGGGATGACGTCCCATGACGTCGTCGCCCGGATCCGGCGGCTGGCGAAGACCCGGCGGGTGGGGCACGGCGGGACGCTGGACCCGATGGCGACCGGCGTCCTGATCATCGGGGTGAACCGGGCCACGCGGCTCCTCACCTATGTGATCGGCGCTTCGAAGAGCTACGCCGGGACGATCCGTCTGGGGCAGTCCACGATCACCGACGACGCCGAGGGGGAGATCACGGCGTCGACGCCGGCCGGGCATGTCGGAGACGACGCGATCCATGCGTTCCTGGCGACGCAGGTCGGCGAGATCGATCAGGTCCCCAGCGCCGTCAGCGCCATCAAGATCAAGGGCGTCCGGTCCTACAAGCGGGTCCGCGACGGTGAGACGGTCGAGCTGCCGGCCCGCCGGATCACCATCTCGCGGCTGGAGGTCCTGGACATCCGCCGCGGCGACGACGTGATCGATGTGGACATCGACGTCACCTGCTCGTCCGGGACCTACATCCGGTCCATCGCCCGTGATCTCGGCGCCGCGCTCGGCGTCGGAGGCCACCTCACCGCGCTGCGCCGGACCGCGGTCGGCGACATGACCCTGGACGTCGCGGCCACCCTGGAGCAGCTCGAGGAGCGCGCCCCGGACGTGGTGTCGCTGCCGATGGCGGAGGCCGCCCGGCGGGCGTTCCCGCAGCGTACGGCGTCCTGGGACGAGACGAAGGTGCTGCGGCACGGCGGCCCGCTCCCGGCTGCCGGGATCGAGGGGCCGTACGCGGTCTTCGACCCGGAGGGCGTCCTGCTCGCGATCGTCAGCGAACGTGGCGGAAAGGCCAAGGCGGAGATCGTCCTCGCCCCGGCGTGA
- a CDS encoding polyribonucleotide nucleotidyltransferase: MTEQNTALGTESRTAVIDNGSFGTREIVFSTGRLAKQAAGSVIVQLGDTTVLSATTASKQPKEHFDFFPLTVDVEERMYAAGRIPGSFFRREGRPSEDAILTCRLIDRPLRPSFTKGLRNEVQVVETVLALDPAHPYDVVAMNAASMSTKLSGLPFSGPVGSTRVAHIDGQWVAFPTLEELERATFDMVVAGRVTAEGDVAIMMVEAEATPHAIKLISAGATAPTEEVVASGLEAAKPAIRELCRAQSELAEIAAKPVVEFPVFLDYQDDVYSAVTEAVRAEVAEALKIAGKQEREEALDLVKAKAHELLDERFEGREKEISAAFRSVTKSEVRQRVLREQVRIDGRGPRDIRPLTAQVGVLPRVHGSALFERGETQILGVTTLNMLRLEQSLDTLAPEKTKRYMHNYNFPPYSTGETGRVGSPKRREIGHGALAERALVPVLPSREEFPYAIRQVSEALGSNGSTSMGSVCASTLALLSAGVPLKAPVAGIAMGLISDEVDGKTQYVALTDILGAEDAFGDMDFKVAGTSEFVTALQLDTKLDGIPSDVLAGALSQAHEARATILGVMTAAIEAPAEMSEYAPRVTSVKIPVDKIGMVIGPKGQTINAIQDETGADISIEDDGTIYVGATNGPSAEAAVERINAIANPTLPKVGDKFLGTVVKTAAFGAFVSLLPGRDGLLHISKVGDGKRVEKVEDFLNVGDKVEVSIADIDQRGKIYLDKVRPEGAEAPAAPAAEGGSEGGRPERAPREDRGPREGGGEPRRRRSRPSGDRGERRD, from the coding sequence ATGACCGAGCAGAACACCGCTCTCGGCACCGAGTCCCGCACCGCCGTCATCGACAACGGATCGTTCGGCACCCGCGAGATCGTCTTCTCCACCGGCCGTCTCGCCAAGCAGGCCGCCGGCTCCGTGATCGTCCAGCTGGGCGACACCACCGTCCTCTCCGCCACGACGGCGAGCAAGCAGCCGAAGGAGCACTTCGACTTCTTCCCGCTGACCGTCGACGTCGAGGAGCGGATGTACGCGGCGGGCCGGATCCCCGGTTCGTTCTTCCGCCGTGAGGGTCGTCCCAGCGAGGACGCCATCCTCACCTGCCGCCTGATCGACCGGCCGCTGCGTCCGTCGTTCACCAAGGGCCTGCGCAACGAGGTCCAGGTCGTCGAGACCGTCCTCGCGCTCGACCCGGCCCACCCGTACGACGTGGTCGCCATGAACGCCGCCTCGATGTCGACGAAGCTGTCCGGCCTGCCGTTCAGCGGCCCGGTCGGCTCGACGCGCGTCGCGCACATCGACGGCCAGTGGGTCGCCTTCCCGACCCTCGAGGAGCTCGAGCGGGCCACGTTCGACATGGTCGTGGCCGGCCGGGTCACCGCCGAGGGCGACGTCGCGATCATGATGGTCGAGGCCGAGGCCACCCCGCACGCGATCAAGCTGATCTCGGCCGGCGCGACCGCGCCGACCGAGGAGGTCGTGGCGAGCGGCCTCGAGGCCGCCAAGCCGGCCATCCGCGAGCTCTGCCGCGCGCAGAGCGAGCTGGCCGAGATCGCCGCGAAGCCGGTCGTCGAGTTCCCGGTCTTCCTGGACTACCAGGACGACGTCTACTCCGCCGTCACCGAGGCCGTCCGTGCCGAGGTCGCCGAGGCTCTGAAGATCGCCGGCAAGCAGGAGCGCGAGGAAGCCCTCGACCTGGTCAAGGCGAAGGCGCACGAGCTGCTCGACGAGCGGTTCGAGGGCCGGGAGAAGGAGATCAGCGCGGCGTTCCGCTCGGTCACCAAGTCCGAGGTGCGCCAGCGGGTGCTGCGCGAGCAGGTCCGCATCGACGGCCGCGGCCCGCGTGACATCCGTCCGCTGACCGCGCAGGTCGGCGTGCTGCCGCGGGTGCACGGTTCGGCGCTGTTCGAGCGCGGCGAGACCCAGATCCTGGGTGTCACCACGCTGAACATGCTCCGCCTGGAGCAGTCGCTGGACACTCTCGCTCCCGAGAAGACCAAGCGCTACATGCACAACTACAACTTCCCGCCGTACTCGACCGGTGAGACCGGCCGGGTCGGCTCGCCGAAGCGCCGCGAGATCGGTCACGGCGCGCTGGCCGAGCGGGCGCTCGTCCCGGTCCTGCCGTCGCGTGAGGAGTTCCCCTACGCGATCCGCCAGGTCTCCGAGGCCCTCGGCTCCAACGGCTCCACCTCGATGGGCTCGGTCTGCGCCTCGACGCTGGCCCTGCTCTCCGCCGGTGTCCCGCTGAAGGCGCCGGTCGCCGGCATCGCGATGGGCCTGATCTCCGACGAGGTCGACGGCAAGACGCAGTACGTCGCGCTCACCGACATCCTCGGCGCCGAGGACGCGTTCGGCGACATGGACTTCAAGGTCGCCGGCACCAGCGAGTTCGTCACCGCCCTCCAGCTGGACACCAAGCTCGACGGCATCCCGTCGGACGTGCTGGCCGGCGCGCTCTCGCAGGCGCACGAGGCCCGCGCGACGATCCTCGGCGTGATGACCGCCGCCATCGAGGCCCCGGCCGAGATGAGCGAGTACGCGCCGCGCGTCACCAGCGTGAAGATCCCGGTCGACAAGATCGGCATGGTCATCGGCCCGAAGGGCCAGACGATCAACGCGATCCAGGACGAGACCGGCGCCGACATCTCGATCGAGGACGACGGCACGATCTACGTCGGCGCGACCAACGGCCCGTCGGCCGAGGCCGCCGTCGAGCGGATCAACGCGATCGCGAACCCGACGCTGCCGAAGGTCGGCGACAAGTTCCTCGGCACCGTGGTGAAGACGGCCGCGTTCGGCGCGTTCGTCTCGCTGCTGCCGGGCCGCGACGGCCTGCTGCACATCTCCAAGGTGGGCGACGGCAAGCGGGTCGAGAAGGTCGAGGACTTCCTCAACGTCGGCGACAAGGTCGAGGTGTCCATCGCGGACATCGACCAGCGCGGCAAGATCTACCTCGACAAGGTCCGCCCGGAGGGCGCCGAGGCTCCGGCCGCTCCGGCCGCCGAGGGTGGTTCCGAGGGTGGCCGTCCCGAGCGGGCGCCGCGCGAGGACCGTGGCCCGCGTGAGGGTGGTGGCGAGCCCCGCCGCCGCCGGTCGCGCCCGTCCGGTGACCGTGGCGAGCGCCGCGACTAA
- a CDS encoding pitrilysin family protein, with protein MQDGVKKTVLPSGLRILTEAIPTTRSASLGIWVGIGSRDETPSLHGASHFLEHLLFKGTHKRTALDISAEIEAVGGETNAFTTKEYTCYYARVLDADLPLAVDVLVDAVADSLLEPADVETERGVILEEIAMHEDEPGDEVHDLFAEAIFGNHQLGRLISGTPESITPMTRDQINRFYRKRYTAPEVVIAAAGNLDHATVVKLVRKALAGTPLDTAAAEPAPTRPSDRRVRVARGKTVVLHRDTEQAHMVLGGPGLGRHDQRRFALGVLNNVLGGGMSSRLFQEIREKRGLAYSVYSYASQHADAGLVGVYAGCAPAKAPEVLDLIRVELDRVAADGITTGELARGKGMVKGSYVLGLEDTGSRMSRLAKSELLHGDLMGVDELLARVDAVTVEEVNAVAAELFAGERALAVVGPFGEHDFPA; from the coding sequence TTGCAGGACGGCGTCAAGAAGACCGTCCTGCCGTCCGGGCTGCGCATCCTCACGGAAGCGATCCCGACGACCCGCAGCGCCTCGCTCGGGATCTGGGTCGGCATCGGCTCGCGGGACGAGACGCCGTCGCTGCACGGCGCCTCGCACTTCCTCGAGCACCTGCTCTTCAAAGGCACCCACAAGCGCACCGCGCTGGACATCTCCGCGGAGATCGAGGCGGTGGGCGGCGAGACGAACGCCTTCACCACGAAGGAATACACCTGCTATTACGCGCGGGTGCTCGACGCCGACCTGCCGCTCGCGGTGGACGTGCTGGTCGACGCGGTCGCCGACTCGCTCCTGGAGCCGGCCGACGTGGAGACCGAGCGCGGCGTGATCCTCGAAGAGATCGCCATGCACGAGGACGAGCCCGGTGACGAGGTGCACGACCTCTTCGCCGAGGCGATCTTCGGCAACCACCAGCTGGGCCGGCTGATCTCCGGAACCCCGGAGTCGATCACGCCGATGACCCGGGACCAGATCAACAGGTTCTACCGCAAGCGCTACACGGCCCCCGAGGTCGTCATCGCCGCGGCCGGCAACCTGGATCACGCCACGGTGGTCAAGCTGGTCCGCAAGGCGCTGGCCGGCACGCCGCTGGACACCGCTGCCGCCGAGCCCGCGCCGACCCGGCCGTCGGATCGGCGCGTCCGGGTCGCCCGCGGCAAGACCGTCGTCCTGCACCGGGACACCGAGCAGGCGCACATGGTCCTGGGCGGGCCCGGCCTGGGCCGCCACGACCAGCGCCGGTTCGCCCTGGGCGTGCTCAACAACGTGCTGGGCGGCGGCATGTCGAGCCGGCTCTTCCAGGAGATCCGGGAGAAGCGCGGCCTGGCGTACTCGGTCTACTCGTACGCGAGCCAGCACGCCGACGCCGGCCTGGTCGGCGTCTACGCGGGCTGCGCGCCGGCGAAGGCGCCCGAGGTGCTCGACCTCATCCGGGTGGAACTCGACCGGGTGGCGGCGGACGGCATCACGACCGGCGAGCTGGCCCGGGGCAAGGGCATGGTGAAGGGCTCGTACGTCCTGGGTCTCGAGGACACCGGGTCCCGGATGAGCCGCCTCGCCAAGTCGGAGCTGCTGCACGGCGACCTCATGGGCGTCGACGAGCTGCTCGCCCGGGTGGACGCGGTCACCGTCGAGGAGGTCAACGCGGTCGCGGCGGAGCTGTTCGCCGGTGAGCGCGCCCTCGCCGTGGTGGGCCCGTTCGGTGAGCACGACTTTCCGGCGTAG
- a CDS encoding bifunctional oligoribonuclease/PAP phosphatase NrnA, giving the protein MSPSAEQWAAAVAAVRSAGPGDEILLICHVNPDGDALGSMLGFGLGLRRLGFTNIRATFPGDFTVPGPYQDLPGRDLLVPEEDAWSDPRLVLIFDVAGESRLGALVDRLGAPRSVVLDHHASNTGFGEVRLVDPRAAATSVVAEQLLERLGVPLDAEIAECLYVALATDTGSFKFDMTTVAVHELAARLIATGIQPGEISRRIFDSKPFGAMKLTGEVLGRAVLDPAAAGGRGMVWTYATLGDLERHAQPAYVLDTLIDPVRSVAEADVSVVVKQTGEKEWSVSLRSKGAVDVSGVAVAQGGGGHRLAAGFTGHGEAADVVDTVRRLLDDYLN; this is encoded by the coding sequence GTGAGTCCGTCCGCCGAGCAGTGGGCCGCCGCGGTCGCGGCGGTCCGCTCGGCCGGGCCCGGCGACGAGATCCTGCTGATCTGCCACGTGAACCCGGACGGGGACGCGCTCGGCAGCATGCTCGGCTTCGGCCTGGGTCTGCGGCGGCTGGGGTTCACGAACATCCGGGCCACGTTCCCGGGCGACTTCACGGTGCCCGGGCCGTACCAGGATCTGCCCGGTCGTGATCTCCTGGTGCCGGAGGAGGACGCCTGGAGCGACCCTCGCCTGGTCCTGATCTTCGACGTGGCGGGGGAGTCGCGTCTCGGCGCGCTCGTGGATCGGCTCGGCGCGCCTCGCAGCGTCGTGCTCGACCACCACGCCTCGAACACCGGCTTCGGCGAGGTGCGCCTGGTGGACCCGCGGGCCGCGGCCACCAGCGTCGTCGCCGAGCAGCTGCTGGAGCGGCTGGGTGTGCCGCTGGACGCCGAGATCGCCGAGTGCCTCTACGTGGCTCTCGCGACGGACACCGGCTCGTTCAAGTTCGACATGACCACCGTCGCGGTGCACGAGCTGGCGGCCCGGCTGATCGCGACCGGGATCCAGCCCGGCGAGATCTCCCGGCGGATCTTCGACAGCAAGCCCTTCGGCGCGATGAAGCTGACCGGCGAGGTGCTGGGCCGGGCGGTGCTCGATCCGGCGGCGGCCGGTGGGCGCGGCATGGTCTGGACGTACGCGACGCTCGGCGATCTGGAGCGGCACGCGCAGCCCGCCTACGTGCTGGACACGCTGATCGACCCGGTCCGCTCGGTGGCCGAGGCGGACGTTTCGGTCGTGGTGAAGCAGACCGGCGAGAAGGAGTGGTCGGTGTCGCTGCGCAGCAAGGGCGCCGTCGACGTGAGCGGCGTGGCGGTCGCCCAGGGTGGCGGAGGTCACCGCCTGGCGGCCGGCTTCACCGGTCACGGCGAGGCGGCCGACGTGGTGGACACCGTGCGTCGCCTTTTGGACGATTACCTGAACTGA
- a CDS encoding DUF503 domain-containing protein, translating to MYTETAVFDLLLPGDSQSLKQKRSYVRPIIAMLKKFDVSVAEVGFHDLHGRAQIGVAVVAAEPAQARAVVDTCENQVAGRPEVELLSVKRRLYGHDD from the coding sequence ATGTATACCGAGACCGCAGTCTTCGACCTGCTCCTGCCCGGTGACTCGCAATCGCTGAAGCAGAAGCGTTCCTACGTCCGCCCGATCATCGCGATGCTGAAGAAGTTCGACGTCAGCGTCGCCGAGGTCGGGTTCCACGACCTGCACGGCCGCGCCCAGATCGGGGTCGCCGTGGTGGCGGCCGAGCCGGCCCAGGCCCGCGCCGTCGTCGACACCTGCGAGAACCAGGTGGCCGGCCGTCCCGAAGTCGAGTTGCTCTCGGTGAAGCGACGGCTTTACGGGCACGACGACTGA
- a CDS encoding bifunctional riboflavin kinase/FAD synthetase yields the protein MQRWRGYESVPGGWGRSVVTIGVFDGVHRGHQAIIGHAVKRAHDLDLQSVVMTFDPHPAEVVRPGSHPAVLTEPVRKAELIEELGVDALCVVPFTPAFSQKEPNEFVHDVLVEALHTAVVVVGDNFRFGHRAAGDVTKLEALGRTFGFTVEDAPLVSEDGLVFSSTYIRSCVDAGDVRAAAAALGRPHRLSGVVVRGDARGRELGFPTANLMVHRYAAVPADGIYAAWLTRTGENAGRWPASVSIGTNPTFSGTERRVEAYVLDFSGDLYGERVHVDFVAHLREQRTYDGIEPLIAQIQADVEQTRVMLA from the coding sequence ATGCAGCGTTGGCGGGGCTACGAGTCGGTTCCCGGTGGATGGGGCCGGTCGGTGGTGACGATCGGCGTCTTCGACGGCGTGCACCGCGGACACCAGGCGATCATCGGGCACGCGGTGAAGCGGGCGCACGATCTCGACCTGCAGTCGGTGGTGATGACCTTCGACCCGCACCCGGCCGAGGTGGTCCGGCCCGGCTCGCATCCGGCGGTGCTCACCGAGCCGGTGCGCAAGGCGGAGCTGATCGAGGAGCTCGGCGTCGACGCGCTCTGCGTGGTGCCGTTCACCCCGGCCTTCTCGCAGAAGGAGCCGAACGAGTTCGTCCACGACGTGCTGGTCGAGGCGCTGCACACGGCCGTCGTGGTGGTCGGCGACAACTTCCGGTTCGGCCACCGGGCGGCCGGCGACGTGACGAAGCTGGAGGCGCTGGGCCGCACCTTCGGGTTCACCGTGGAGGACGCGCCGCTGGTCTCCGAGGACGGCCTGGTGTTCTCGTCGACGTACATCCGCAGCTGTGTCGACGCGGGTGACGTGCGCGCCGCCGCCGCCGCTCTGGGCCGGCCGCACCGCCTCTCCGGCGTGGTGGTCCGCGGCGATGCGCGCGGTCGCGAGCTGGGCTTCCCCACGGCCAACCTGATGGTCCACCGCTATGCCGCGGTGCCGGCCGACGGGATCTACGCGGCCTGGCTGACCCGGACGGGTGAGAACGCGGGCCGCTGGCCGGCCAGTGTGTCGATCGGCACCAACCCGACGTTCTCCGGAACGGAACGCCGGGTCGAGGCCTACGTGCTCGACTTCTCCGGCGATCTGTACGGTGAACGGGTGCACGTCGATTTCGTCGCGCACCTTCGTGAGCAGCGGACATACGATGGCATCGAGCCGCTGATCGCCCAGATCCAGGCCGACGTGGAACAGACCCGGGTAATGCTCGCGTGA
- a CDS encoding phosphatase PAP2 family protein: MTTLKTPPDTPAIPPTPEIRKRRIVGMLIWAVVFSVGVYFVGVPTSDPLIAFGWLWLATIAWRNYEPWRTHLRFLRDWLPVAMLLVIYNVSRSFADDLFAPHVMPLIDADRWMFGWFMDGQVPTTWLQQHLYEPGVTPWWLAVVTVVYASHFLTVPTIAVILWMRNRATWGRFMRRWITLCVFGLITYFLYPAAPPWWAYQYGHLPEQVVRISTKGWDVIGLHGAGNTLNALQVSQSNPVAAMPSLHTAWAMLAVAFFLPMVARKWWPLLFAYPLAMTFTLVYTGEHYVIDVLVGWAYVALVFVVVGAAERWWEARRRTLG; the protein is encoded by the coding sequence GTGACGACCCTGAAGACGCCGCCCGACACCCCCGCGATACCGCCGACACCGGAGATCCGGAAGCGGCGGATCGTCGGGATGCTGATCTGGGCGGTGGTCTTCTCCGTCGGGGTCTACTTCGTCGGCGTGCCGACCAGCGACCCGCTGATCGCGTTCGGCTGGCTCTGGCTCGCCACCATCGCGTGGCGCAACTACGAGCCGTGGCGCACGCACCTGCGGTTCCTGCGTGACTGGCTGCCGGTGGCGATGCTGCTGGTGATCTACAACGTGTCCCGCAGCTTCGCCGACGACCTGTTCGCCCCGCACGTGATGCCGCTGATCGACGCGGACCGGTGGATGTTCGGCTGGTTCATGGACGGGCAGGTGCCGACGACCTGGCTGCAGCAGCACCTCTACGAGCCGGGCGTCACCCCGTGGTGGCTGGCCGTCGTGACGGTCGTCTACGCGTCGCACTTCCTGACCGTGCCGACCATCGCGGTGATCCTCTGGATGCGCAACCGGGCCACCTGGGGCCGGTTCATGCGCCGCTGGATCACCCTCTGCGTGTTCGGCCTGATCACCTACTTCCTCTACCCGGCCGCGCCGCCGTGGTGGGCGTACCAGTACGGCCACCTCCCCGAACAGGTCGTCCGGATCTCCACGAAGGGCTGGGACGTGATCGGCCTGCACGGCGCCGGCAACACGCTCAACGCGCTGCAGGTCTCCCAGTCGAACCCGGTCGCCGCGATGCCGTCGCTGCACACCGCGTGGGCCATGCTCGCGGTCGCCTTCTTCCTCCCGATGGTGGCGAGGAAGTGGTGGCCGCTGCTGTTCGCCTATCCGCTGGCGATGACCTTCACCCTGGTCTACACCGGCGAGCACTATGTGATCGACGTGCTGGTCGGCTGGGCGTACGTGGCTCTGGTCTTCGTGGTCGTGGGTGCCGCGGAGCGGTGGTGGGAGGCGCGCCGCCGTACGTTAGGTTGA